The DNA window aaaataaaataggcaAATTGTTTATACTTTATGAGCGCtttcacaaaataatttaataaaagaaaaagttgaGATTTATGTACCATTAGGTAGCCGATGATGAAGGCCAAAAGAGAGATGGTGGCGGTAAAGGGCTGGTAGATGGTTCGAGTCCAGGCTGCAACCACTATGACACACATCGAGCCACTGCATACTCCGGTTAGGAAGCAAATAGCGCTCGTCATATCTGAATCGACAATTGATTCCATCTTTCCGTTTTGGAAGAGCTCCCAAGTGTCTTGTGATGCTTGCACAAAGCCTTTCCCATATGCTGCTATCTGTGTTTTATAATCCAACTTTTATGCCATAATAGAAATTGCACAAATTGCCAATATAAACTCATTTATAACTCTTAATGGTCTTGGTTTtcttatttctttaaataaaatgaaaatttcgcTCAAACCATAGTAAACACGAAGACCAATACCGAGTTCTAGTGTTCAAAAGtggaaaaaatcaataattaaactCAAAAATCATCCTAAAGTCAACGGTGGACTTCAATTTTCCCTTCTAATAATTTCTGGATTTCTCCACTTTGTGTCATTATCATGATATTTGGTAGCGTGGAGATTGTTGCGTATGACTTATGACTTGTGTACACAAATTATATTTAGGGTTTATCTTTTAATGGGTTAGGGGTATGGATGCTTTAGTCTTTTGCCCATAAtatactcctataaatagataTATCTTCCTTGGAAAAACCCTTTTGTATTTAGATGTGGACCCTAATGTGAAGATCTGACTAATAAaccatcaataattttttaataagtttggTATGATAAGTGTGGTTATCTTCAAATGTTACCATGAATAGATCTCTCAAAAACAAACCCCTTACCAACTCCTATTGAACACAATTCTACCCGGATGAGCAATTTTCCAAATAGAAAGACAAATCCTAGGGGACTTAGTAAGTAGAATTGGCCGAACCTAGTTAAATGTTGTCTTCATTTGCATTACTGGTATCTTTTATTGTTAAGATTAGGGTTTATGATTGCTCAATAAGCAGTATTCTCAAGAGATAATGAAGCAAAACTtggaaataatataaaacttaagcTGATAAAATTATAAGCTTAGTTTACCTGTACATAAGCCCAGCCATTGCCATATCTGAAGATGGACTGCATAACTCTAAGACAGCAATGTGCACAAGAAAACATGAATTCATCTTCTCCCTCAAGCAAATTGAGACCACGAGCTACAATCCTCAGAGCTTCAATGGAAGGCACAAATAATGAACCAAGAGAAGCACTTCCTAAATTCTTCGAAACAGCTCTTTGGAAACAAAACTTAGTGTTGGATTGTATCCCTCTAAGATAATAAAGAGCAATAACCCTACTAACTGTCATATTAACAACATTCCTCATCACTTCAATAGTCCAAATCAAGCTCAGTAAAAGAGCAATTATGACCAATGGAGGAAAGTAGAAATTCAAAGATCCAATCACAGCAAAAATCCACAATGACATCCATAAGAAACCAATTGCAAGCATCCAATAAGTAGGATGATTCAAATCCGGGAATTTTGAAACCGGCTCTAGAGATTGAATCAAGATCTTACAACAAAACCCAATTCGAGGTGTTACCCAACAAGCGTAAAGACCGGTACCGATTGAAAAAGCGATGAAGACGATTCCAACTCCGTCCGTTGAGGGTTTTTGGAAGCAGATTAGCAATATTCCAGCAGCTAACGTGAGAAAAAATGTGCTCCAGATTATGAAGCGGACCATGAAATTCGGCCATGTTCTTACAGCTTTCTGCCATGAAAATGCTAGTAAAATGCTTAGAAGTGATGCTGCTTCTACCTGTGGAAGGAAATACTGTAGTACCCTTTCCTCTTTTCTTTTTGTAGGACCAGCTTGTAAGAAACCCTGAATTCCTTTGAATAGAAGAAAGCATACTAACCCAGCTGAACATATCAAGTGAAGAAGAAACAGAAATAGAGAGAATTTGTTGGTGTATGATCTTGAATTGAGTGTAGTTATTGATTCCTGCTCATAGAAAAATAATGATGTAAGTATATTATCCTGTTTTGGAGATCAATCAGATCACATTACCTGAGGGGCAGGAGGGGCGACGACGGCGCGAGTCTGAGCGGCGGCGGAAGTGGTGGCGCGAGGTTGAGATGGGGCGGAATTGGTGGCGCGTGGCTGAGAAGGGGAGAGAGTAGGGACACGTAAGTTGCTATCTATGACAAGACGAAGAGGATTTGTAGCGCTTAATCTTTGCATCCTTGACATATGAACATCACCGGGTGGATTTATctgtgttgttgttgttgtttctgCCGGATTAACGCCGCCGCCGGCGACTTCAcctctctctaaatctctccTTCCGCAGCCGCCGTCAATTTGAGTCTCATCTACTTCTTCTCTCTCCACAGCCTACCAACCAAACAAAAGTACAAAACAAAAAGATTACATACAGTTTCAAATGACATAACTGAGGATCTATAAGAAGATTCTCTAACCGGTGGCTCCGCGACACCCATTATCGGTGGCGGTGACGGTGACGGCCGCGGCAGGCTATGAACGTTCTGAGTTAATGGTTTAGAGGGAGACAAGTGAGAGTTTTTGTGCACGCGCCAGTATTAATTGTAAAATGTCAGTTTAAACTGACCAACGGTCCGGTCCAGACATGTTTTGTTATTACCTGTGAGTGATGTGCACCGTTGCTTACGGTGAAGGTGCGGTAAGTCTCCAAGTTTGACACGATATGGATAGGAAAGTAGAAGTCTGATCCGTGAGGAGATTTGtctttggaaaaaaaaatattacttatatgaatcaaatttttgaaaaattatatttaatatttatttttataaaataaatttaaataaaataaaataatattttcgtTGTTATGCTGTTagatattattttctttaaattacaagaatttaatatattgattttttttttatcttttttggcaaaattatataaaataaaatatatttgacaaataaatggtattttaaacaattttgtgTAGATTTTTCAAATTGCACATGACCCGtgtccaaatattttaaaatagttaaattttaaaaaataaaattaaaaataatataaatatataaatattaaatttattctataataatataatataataatataagtataacattttaataattaaactaatagagttttataattaataaatgtgtatctttacatttatatatttttttgtttatatatataatatatatagttttctcAAATTAAGAGTTCTTCACCTCCCAatccatttaattaaaaaaaagtttggtcaataaattgttaatttacAGCCTTCTATATTTGAAaaggttaaattttaaaattaaaataaaatagaattttaaactatatttatttataaatattattatcacttCAGGATGGGAtgcttttttttataaattaattttaaatattagttttatattaattttgagttatgaaatatatatcaataaataaatttagacaattgacttataatttttttaatacatttttgtagTGAACagaaaaattttcaaactcttttttaaaaagattaattattttgacattaatagtattataacttaattttaatataaatatgttgattataataactatttgtacaattttatatattaagacatagaactatataatatataagattattttatatttgtgcATTGAGTTATATAAtagttattataaaatattacatttacttagaaaaatgttatttttcaaaaaattgtataaatatatcaattttctctcattcaaaacctaaaatatatatttaaataatatttagaataacATATTAGTatctaaaatctaaataataataaaaaatacaaatgcTAAGCAagaagaacaaaataaaaacttgcctaattatatataagtatagTGAATACCTTTAAGATTAcctcaaatattaaaaagatgAATTAAGATAAGATTAGTTGAAATCCAAAAGATAAGATGAGATAGAAATAACTAGTTAATTATGTAGTTCAAGATGaacttataataaatatatataacaacattgATAAGTATAGGAAGATGAATATggtaatttcaaatttaaaaatattaattatataatttgagaaaaaaaattaaaacaaacctATAACTAGGTTAATAAGAAAAGTTAACATTATGAAGTGTTTGTGTTACTTTTAAATTAGAATCAAGTTGTGAAAACCGTTTTAGTTATCGATATGATTTTTTTGGACAAATTTCGTTCCTGCATAATTTTAAAACCTTAGTATTATACAACATGAGTAAATTAAAATGGTATAAGATATATATCTTAACTTATATGACATGAAATAGATTCAATATCAATTACTCattgcaaaaaaataaaatttaaaaactttttaagTGTAGTTTcgaaaataactcaaaatatgATGGTTGTTATCTCTTCTATTTTCTTACAATAAATAGCTCATCATCATTTACCATGTCCATAATCTTCTACTATATCCGATAAGAAAGAGCGTGAAAGTAGAGTGAAAATGGGGAAAATGACAATCACAAGCGACAATGATAACTACTTCAGACCATTTTTGTATTCTTGTGTTTGTAAAGTATATTATTCTCGAGTATCCTTGAAGCTTCTTCACACGATAATCAAAAAATCGGGTGGTGGATTCCGGCGAAGGAGGCTTGTATTGGATCAATTGAGGAATGCGTGTAAGAGGTGGAACTTGAGTACCAAATTGAATTGGAGATTAATCGACGCATTCTGACGGCGAaaaattacataagttatgGGGCGCTAAAAAGGAACAATGTTCCTAGGTTCGAAATAGCCTTTCGAACCAACAAATTTCAGGTTAGATTTTTGGGAGAACCGTTTGATCGGACCGAATTTTTactgattaaaaaaatacacatattACACAAAGTTAGAATTTGTAACGGTCATTCACTTGTTTTACGCTCCAGCCAGTCTGACCacatattttaaaaccttacaaaattatatatggtTAAGTTCAAGACAATATAGAATTAAGAGCTTAAATATCACCCTAATAGTTTGTTTAATATTggattaattttgatttttcaaaataatctatatatattattattaattattttatcaattaaattatttaaatattaataaaaatattaaattatatttattttatttaaaaaatactatatttaactaatttaactgatcaaatattcttcaaaattttactTTCTCATcatacaacttttttttttattttgaattctgTCAAAAATAATCCAAGATCAATCAAGCtcttattattcatattttaatgtAGGTCAGGGTCAATTGGTTTGACATAATAAACTTAAGAGTCCGTGTTTCGTACATGGTACTAATTATACGGGTATAAGTGTAGGGTATAAGTGTAGGTTATATGAGGGTATTAAGACctgtaaattatataagttatatgTGTTTGGTTGAAGGTATAAaagaggtataaattgtatatattttataattttgtgtttggtttgtgatataaaaaaaataataaaagataaaagactattttacccttatatttataaaaaatattttaattactattttaatatttatcttatttaatttttattatttattatatttaaattaataaaataatatttaactttataaaaataatatatatttatcatataaatatttaaaaaataataatgtaatatgattatatatatatatatatatattttttattttaatgaatttatacaaatcaaatttgataattataaatataaaatatgatcataattccTAATCAACAACTACGGATAAACTCTCCATTTATATTGAGattagctttttttttttttttaattcttccTGCATTTTCACTTGaggttaatgaagaaatgaaatgaTCTAGTaagaaaagaaatttatatacaaggttaaataaggaaaaaaaaaatagtaatgtTTATACCTATCAAAAtcagttacaattttatactgGGTTTaaggtataatttatactacATATAATACtgcaaataaaaaattatgtaaccaaacaacaatttaaatttactatttatattattatcctATATCTACAATACTATACCTATAACCAAAGGAGTATACCTGTAACCAAACGGGGCTAAgagtataattatttacaagtttatttgttatttttaataacccGTCATTTCTTTATTTAGAATAGAATGAAATAGTAAAAACTCGTTTacttcatttttttgtttttaattttttatgtcatTTGAGATATCATGTGTtcctaataatttaaaatggatAAATAAGTTCTTAAAGCTAGTCTTATTTACATCACGTGGCCTAAGGAAAAAAAAGGGTCTTGAATCAAAAGTTAGGTGGCATAAAGTCCTttctaagtatatatatatatatatataaataaaaagtggccgcttgaaaaaaaaaaaaaaaaacaaattttttctctccccgtatattttatcttttttttttatatatataataacaaatcaTTCTAGAGAGTGAGGAGTtgatttgagtttatttaaaaaattattaatgggttgtaataatttttttaaatatttaaaggatATTAATTTACGAAAaaatttacttaatattttggttaataaattgagtaatattattgatgaaaaaagattatattttttttctttaaaagtgAAGTATTGAAAATTACATATTAgagattatttagttaaaaaattaagttaaaaaattaattgtatgagtatataatatttttaaaaaatagtatttaattaatgtgatttataatgaaataaatgattagatgacttagttatttaaaattaaattcaaataactaaatAGAAGtccataaataaaatttaaaattaaaatatatttttttattattgattaaggTTAAGAAATTTCAAAACTTGTATGgttattaatgatatatattttgagttatttaataaagtaaagcacaagttaaaaaaaaaatagaagaatatataatatatatatatatatatataattgttacaCCATATTATTGTACTGATATAGTAAAAGTGACTACTCTTAATATTTGAGCCTGgttttatattgaattatttatattatgtaaaagatataatattttatttatttttaaaatggttacTAGATGACTATGAACGTGCtctatcaaattatatatattttaatttatgatggaaataaaacataatatttaatgacacataaaattattttaaaattgtcatAAATATCACATTAAtgatcaaacaagttcttagTTGGTGGGGTATGCGCATTAAATAATgttcctttctgatttatctgACTAGGATCCAACTCATACAAAATTATCCTCTACTTTGCACCCACCTCTcatgaaaataatattgtttgatgtaaaattaaattatgcagatataaaaatgatcaaaaataaagtaaaagtatttttatatttaaaataatataaattaaaaaaaaaaaataattgggttGAAGAAACATCTATCTACTAAATACAAGGACTAAAAAACAATAAGGGTTAAAATATCTAGATACAAACAATCATATATAAAGGATCTATCTTTATCATCTTTACACACAAAAATAACAATAAGGGcaaataatcatattaatattttttaaaaatatatatattcttttaataaataaattaatttaattgataaagaaATAACTGAAACTTTTTGTTGTGATAtctaaaagttatttaaataattcttaccTGAAAAGTAGTTCagagataattttattttgattttgtttttttaccaaGAATTAACATatcataacttatttatttttaattatttaatttattaaacaaaatattaaaatatatttattttattttttataaattaaaataaaataattaaaaataataataataaaactttaaaagAAGCTAGCATAAAGAAAAAGCtctaaaactaaataaataaataaataaataaataaataaataaggttgTTTAGGAGAAGAACTTGTCCAttacaaatttgaaaagttaGTTAATTTTCTAACCTAAATTGTTAAAGACTAAACTTTTTCTAGAGGtgagattttttatattaaagacaaTCCGAACTTCTTGAAAGGATGGTAATGggcttatttgatattttttaatttttatggatttttttgaaaaatattattttatatttaaaatataaatttaataaaaataaatatattttaattaataaattatttaatataatatgatactTAATATTATAACCACCTATGGATGACAATGAGTACCCGATAGTCAGGTTCGGATTcaagtattttaaatcggggtcggggtcggaGATGGGGAATGAAAATGGTTACCCGATCGAGTTTAGGTCAGGAATGAAGAGTGTGCAAAACCCAAACccgattaatatatatatatatatatatatatatatatatatatatatatattcaaaattaaattaacttttcaaatttcaaatcaataCAATCATTACAAacctatattaaatatattaaataattagttatatcAACACTCAACCACCACTCCATCACGccatcattaatttaatttatattcccCGTTActcttaatttttcatttatttaataacaaaatttttcctttttatttacTTCTTATTTTCAAGATTAACATCTTTTATCTCTATTTAGCATTTTCTCTAATTTTTGTTGAACTCCTCTCTAATCTTGTTGaagttcatgtatatatattgttcaatttctataatataattgtacaattcaagtaaataatattttcatatgtatttttaatatttagtatatttagaaaataataaataaaaattcatattttaattggGTAATAGGTTATTCGTCGGGTATGGGGTATCCGGCGAATCAAATTTGAGAATACAAATAGATATATCTGTCGGGTTCGGGGTTAGGAatgagtaataaaataaaaatcgagtTCAAAGATAGATACTTTACTATCCGACAAatagggtacccgttgccatcctATATCTGTatgtgaaattataaaattaattgtgcTTACCACCCCTCCAAATGTGAAGttaattcaaaagaaaaattagtCAAAGTTAGGTTTTCTTTTGGGTCTTCATATTTACTTTTCTAtcttgtacttttttttttgttttttttttggttccACGcctgtataaataaatatctacACAGTTTTTTTGGAGCATTTAAGAGGTTACTCAAAATATAGTTAATAAAAACTAGAATTGAACCTAGCTTTGCACATGCCCTAGGATGAGACACCCCATTCCACTCGACCCTACCctattttagattttgttttttaaattaaacacatacaaaatttaataagacctaattttttaaattagatagttaaccAATTAGaaatactaatttttaatactataatattatatctctcaatttaaaaaattatacattaagaaaaacttaaaaattaaagtaactTGCTATATAACCAACCATTATTAGAACCACTTCTGCAAGAGCTAGACATAATGAACCAAAAGATGACACAAAAGCAAAGCATAGTACATGTATTTCTCAGAACATACATAATATTCTAAATgttgaaaaaaagttaaattatggATAAATAGTAATTAATAgaataatatacttaataagCCAAAACATATCAATTTACAACTACATAACCAATATAACTAGTCATAGATAACTTTGTTGGTTACACAGGCATCATAAAGTTTCTAAAGGTAATAATTGGTTAAGGACAAAAtcaaatacatttaattataaaaatgaataaataatacatttttaataaataaataatcataacatttattataataatgtgaaattttgaatttattatttttaaatatttatttttattatatattaatattttaaaaaatgtaatcaaataattttcaaaactttaatttaattcaaattaaagtttttaaaattagaaattaaagtttaatttgagGTGGAAAAAATAAGAGTCTAATACTTCtttcttaatttcaaaaataaatatttattaagttatttaattgaCTAATTAACTTGTTTAAATAACCCATCCCAAATAAATCCAATGGTTGAAATATTATACGTATACACTGTCTAGGCTATAAGTTATAACAAGTCAAATACTctaattcttttattattattatttttgtctttaatttGACATGACTAACATCGAAAATATTTatcaacaaatttattataaatgattgattggtcaaatattattgtataaatgTCTCATagtttagatatatatatgggttcatatattttttaagttgatCACCCTACACCATGTCATTAGTTTAATCCATGTTTATTTgctgaaatatttgaaaagaaaaaataattgtttttgttctgtcttcttgaacaaaaaaaaatgacagaCATTGAAATTCTAAGGGATGTAGtcaagaatttatttatttttttttaggtaGAAGCTAGCATGACCTTCACCACTACACAATTCACTACACCATTCGACTTAAACTTTTTAAGTGAGAATTAAATCGTAATCAATGAACTCTTAAAAAACACATCtactatttaaattatgtcagttatccaaaaataaaaaataaataaaaaataagtaaaagggcaaaattctcaaatcatgATGAAAATAAGAATCTCAATATTCATATTTGATCTAGGTTTGGAAAATTTTTCAGCgcggataaaaataaaaacaaaataaattataataatatgtattcaaggtttaaaattcttagtaaatcacgaataatatattaaaataaaaaatagaacgctctcattccacattttattcacttcggtaaaacaacttatcttctcacatattttcatcgcatattttttccaaataacttctcatctcgtgatcttacactttcattttgtcaattaaatatttgattaatattttttaatatttagtattgtgacctcacactttggtcaatcaaatatttgattcatatttttttaaccacttttaattgataccggtctattatccatcggcaaaccacatcacaatcacacttggttaaagggttgtacttgttttgttatgttgcaagttcgaaacatacatataacatttttaatcttatttttaaccgttttaaatttatggacgggtcaacccacaattcgacccaaatattcatttactctcacatgtatatccaaattaaccacaactctcgatccgacaatccggatactttaaaaattaagcatcattatatatatatatatatatatattagttagttaaaaagttgaaattatattgttaaaatgtcccgcgttcatcaattttagtatttaatttaaaatataaagtgttgttagcttatttggttaaagggttgtacttgttttgttatgttgcaagttcgaaatatacatataacattttttattattattttaaaccgttttaagtttatgagcgggtcaacccacaatccgaccgaAGTATTCATTTAccctcacatatatatccaaattaaccaaaactcTCGACTCAGCAATCcatacactttaaaaattaagcatcattatatatatagattagatgACTCCAACTCCAAACTATAAGAACTTTTATTAACAAACTAATGTTActtaaatcaatatttaataacataataCCAACACTAAGTAATTCGTTTTTTTGTGTTATTAACATCATTTCACACTGTCATAACTTTTGTaataatttggatgtatttaataataactaataGATAGACCCCCAAAATCCTATgcacaaatatataaatatcctaataaatgattaatctaataaaaaaataacaaaatgtaAATAATGAGTTGAAAATTGGATTTATATGAAGCAGGTTATGACTATATTCTACAATATTTCATTCTATATTCACTCTTAAATTAGAACTCatgaaaacaaatcaaacacCCTAACCTAAAACATCATATCCAACTTATTGAAGGTTAATGTTATTTgcttataaaaaaatgaaaggtgaccataaattaaatgataaactattaaaaaaatagaactaATTATTCATTTGAACTAAAAATAGTATTCATCAATTGAATCATAATGTTTGTAGTTTGATTGCA is part of the Impatiens glandulifera chromosome 1, dImpGla2.1, whole genome shotgun sequence genome and encodes:
- the LOC124918897 gene encoding CTL-like protein DDB_G0274487 — its product is MGVAEPPAVEREEVDETQIDGGCGRRDLERGEVAGGGVNPAETTTTTQINPPGDVHMSRMQRLSATNPLRLVIDSNLRVPTLSPSQPRATNSAPSQPRATTSAAAQTRAVVAPPAPQESITTLNSRSYTNKFSLFLFLLHLICSAGLVCFLLFKGIQGFLQAGPTKRKEERVLQYFLPQVEAASLLSILLAFSWQKAVRTWPNFMVRFIIWSTFFLTLAAGILLICFQKPSTDGVGIVFIAFSIGTGLYACWVTPRIGFCCKILIQSLEPVSKFPDLNHPTYWMLAIGFLWMSLWIFAVIGSLNFYFPPLVIIALLLSLIWTIEVMRNVVNMTVSRVIALYYLRGIQSNTKFCFQRAVSKNLGSASLGSLFVPSIEALRIVARGLNLLEGEDEFMFSCAHCCLRVMQSIFRYGNGWAYVQIAAYGKGFVQASQDTWELFQNGKMESIVDSDMTSAICFLTGVCSGSMCVIVVAAWTRTIYQPFTATISLLAFIIGYLMTRIAMALPHACVSCYYVCYAENPENRLFDKTISDRLELIDSGRDVVAPTPRVPRRFSTRT